In Candidatus Eisenbacteria bacterium, the genomic window GAAAGTCGAGCGGAGCCACGTGTGGACGCGCGTTCCGCTCTTCAGCATTCCACCGAAACGGGCCAGGGTGCGACAGAACGCCACGTCGCCGTCGACGGCGATGTCGAGGTCGCGCACTTCGAAGTCGGCGGACCCCTGGAATCGCCCGAGCGCGTCGGCCCAGTTGCGGCGCACCGCGGCCATGCCCACGTGCTCGAGAGGCGGTAGCAGATCGTAGACGACGATTTCGGGCGAGCATCGGGACAGGAACGCGTCCACGTCCTTCGCGCGCACCGCGTCCGCGATCG contains:
- a CDS encoding nuclear transport factor 2 family protein, with product MTPQMARHPEEAAIRSEMEAIADAVRAKDVDAFLSRCSPEIVVYDLLPPLEHVGMAAVRRNWADALGRFQGSADFEVRDLDIAVDGDVAFCRTLARFGGMLKSGTRVHTWLRSTFGFRRTNGRWKIVHQHASVPIDMKSGMGLTGLEPA